Genomic segment of Bacteroides stercoris ATCC 43183:
TCAATGTATTGCCGATACGGAATCCTACCATCGAATATACATTCTTGGAGCCTTCGGGAAGCTCAGACAGGAACTTGCCCATTACCTGGAAAGAATCACGACCGTAGAAGTCATCGCAATTGATAACGGCAAACGGTTCCTTTATCACATCGGCACCCATCATTACGGCGTGGTTGGTTCCCCAAGGTTTGGTACGGTCGGCCGGACACGTGAATCCTTCGGGAAGTGCATCCAGTTCCTGGAACACCAATTCGCACGGGATATGACCTTCGTATTTGGATATGATTTTATCGCGGAAGTCTTGTTCAAAATCTTTACGGATAACAAAAACGAGCTTACCGAATCCGGCCTTGATAGCATCGTAAATAGAATAATCCATAATAGTTTCGCCATTAGGCCCCAGTCCGTCCAATTGCTTCAGGCCACCATAGCGGCTGCCCATGCCGGCTGCCAATAAGAATAAAGTTGGTTTCATATTAGTTATTATTTAAAAAGGTTAGTGTATCATGGTTGATAACAGGCACAAAAGTAGTAAAATTTATATCAGAAAAAGGAAGATTTCAGTCCATTCTTTTCCATAATCGTACAAAACTCCGCCTCAATGGCAGATACTTCTACTTTTAGTTTGCTTATTAGCCACAATTCTTCACTATTGTCAGCCCCAAACCCACAGTTTGCCTTAGAACGGATAACCGATAGCGAAATGCAAGGCAAGACTGTCCTTGAACTTGGGAATATTATAGTATCCCGACTTACCGGTATCATACGGATCGTGCAACCCCACTCCACAATCCAGACGGAAAACCAGAAAGTCCATATCATAACGCAAACCAGCTCCCGTACCCAAAGCTATCTGTCTGGCAAAGTTCTTTAAAGTGAACTCGCCGCCTGGACGGGACTCATCCTTACGCATCAGCCACACATTACCGGCATCCAAGAATACAGCTCCATGCAAATCTCCGATAATGCGGAAGCGGTATTCAACATTAGCTTCCATACGTATATCACCCACATGATTGATGAAAGAATACTTATTTTCCTTATCCGGAGCATAACTGCCCGGACCTATGCTACGTGCAGAAAAAGCACGCACACTGTTGGCGCCGCCGATATAGAACTGTTCGGTATAAGGAGCCGCCAGCGCATTTCCGTACGACCATATCACACCGCCGGCAATGCGCGAGGCAATCATCTGGTTCTTGTCTATCTTATAATGATAGCGGAATTCGCTGTTTACCTTCAGGAACTGTGCAAAAGGAACACCCAGCAGCTTTTTGTCCTTCTCCTTGAACGACTTTCCGAAAATACGATAAATGCACGAAGTAAGGTTACCAGCCGAGCTCACTGTCGTCTGCCACCAGATAGGATTGCGCACACCCGGCAAAGATGCGTTGTCGTAGGTGTACATATACTCAAAGACCGGAATAAACTGGTCGCGCAGGCTGACGTAGAGTGCAGGATTCTCCGCCTGCAACTCCTTGAAGGCTTCCGTAGGGTCGCGAAGTACGTTGAACGTGAGTTTGAACGGTGTAAAACTATGCTTGCTCGTACGCTTCGGCTGGAAATCGTATGTAGCGTTTCCGCCAAACGCCAGCAGTTTATAATACTTGGCACGGTTCAATTGGTCGATGTACAGTTTGAAAGTCGTAGTGGCCGGAAAGTCATACTCCTTGTCGCCAAAGCGAGGGAAGACCACGCGCGGAAACATAAGCGAGGTAGACAACCCCACTTCATAACTGTTCATCAGCGAAGAACGGTCTTTACCCGTCTGCCACTCATACGAACCGTCCAACTTTACATTCCATGCCTCACCGCCGCCAAACACATTGTTCTTCGTTACGGTGAACGAAGCTCCCGGTCCGGTTTGGTTATTGCTTTTCATCTTTACGTTGAAGTCCAGTTCGGCATCATAAGGCTTGTCGAGTGCCGCATGAATATTCACATCCAGCGTATCGCACACGAATGTCGTATCACGCGGGGTATACTGCATCTCAAGATAACGGAAGATGCCTACATTGTTCAAGCGCTCCTGCACGCGGGTCTGGCGATAAAGGCTGTAAAGGCGCTGCATGGAGCGTCTGCGGGAAATCCCCGTACTGTCCTGCACCTGACGTTTCTGACGATACGCCTGATAGTTCAGCCATCTGTAAATCATATTGGGATGTACCCGCAGCTTGTCGTGATAATAGATGCGCAGGCCTTTGTAGTCGATACTGTCATTAGGGGTCTGTCCCTGCTTGCCATACAGATAAAAAGCTTTCTTGCCTACATAAAACGGTTTCTCGGCAACGGAAGGCATGCCGGGAGCAGGAACCATGCGCATGGCAACATGTCCGCCGGGCACTAAGGTCGTATCCGCCTGATAAGTCAGATAATCGGGACGGAAATAATAGCACCCTACATTGCGCAGCAAAGTACTGATACGGGTACGTTCTCCGTCGAGGTCGGTCACGTTGAACTGTTCTCCCGGACTGATAAGCGAACGGCGCCGGCTCATATTCATAATGCGCAAGGTACGCTCACTGAAACCGTGATAATAGACCGTATCGATAAAATAAGGGTTGCGCATATCCACCGTATATTGCAGCTTTGCTTTCAAAGAATCCTTCGGATCGATGAACGTTTTATAACTGACCGTTCCGTTAAAGTAGCCGTAATCGCGCAATAAATTGGCGGCCGCCTTCTGCCGGATATCGGGATTGACAGTAGACATCAGTACGGGCTTTGCCGCAAAGCGGTTGAATATCCACCTGCCAAAGCCTTTCTCATATTTCACAAAGCCATTGTAAATCCATAACCCCATAGGAAAAGGTATGCGAATAGTGGAACTACCCAGCAAAGAATTGTTCGGAGCAGTGGCAAGCGCCGCTTCAACCTCTTCCATGGCAGTCTCGCCTACCGGAGTGGTACTGCGGTTCTCGACAATCATCTTTTTTTGTCCCGTATACAGAATTTCACCTTCCGGCAAATGCTTGGTTGTGGAACATCCTGCCAGCAACAGTATGCCCGCCATATATACTATCAGTCGTTTCATATCATTCTACAGTTTGCTTCTTCTTTTTCCTGAAGATAAAAAGTTCGCCCAGGCGGTCCATTTTGCGACGAAGCACAAGACCGACTCCGGTTTCCGTTATTTCCCCGTCGAGCACACTCTCGTAGTTCTTGTCATAGAACACACGGACATAGCGCGTACCGGACGTATCAAGGCGGTACTCAAGCGAAATATTGTCGATAAACGATTCCGCATCATTCGTGGCATTGGCGCCGGTTGTCACCTTACCGCCGATGACAATCTGCACACGGTCGTTGAAAAGACGCTGCGAATAGCGGAAGCTATAATCCGTCTGCTTGTCACCCGTTTCGGCTGACGTACGGTCTTCCATACCCATAGTGAAACTTGCGTTGATGCTTTGGAAAGCCGAGCCTGCCAATGAGTTGATCTGACTTTGGATAACACTGTTCAAAGCACTGCCCATAGACAATCCGCCGCCTTTGACACCGCTGTTCATATAAACACCGGTCGCCAGCATGGCAATGGCCTGTTTGCTGCGCTCCTCGGCTCCCATAGCCTGCAACTCATTCTCAATGGTGGCATCATCCGGCGCCGTTATATCGAAAATAAGTTCGGGAGCGTCAAGGCGATTCTTTATAGCTATGGACACATCGAAATTCACCACGCGCGAACCACCGTCATCACCATCGGCTACCGAAGCGCGCATACGCTCCGTCGCTTTCAGGTTCAGCGTCGGGTTCATCGGGTCGCCTCGCCAGTCCACATAACTGCCGTTGTTAATCTGGAATTCCTTCAACGGAATGATAGGAAGCGAATACTTCATAATTCCGCCCGAAAGCGTATAACGTCCGGTAAGGCTTATATCGCCTTGCGGAGTATACTGCATGTTCAAATCTCCGCCGCCTTCCAATTCAATGAATTTACTGCGGTCGGGACTTAAATCGGCGCGCAGGCGCACGGCATTGTCGATATGTACGGACATAATCATATCCATACCGCCCAAAGACATGGCGGGAGCCTCATCAGTGCCCACCGAAGCCGTATCGGCAAAAGAAGTAAAGGTTACTAAACCCTCAAGACGGTCTTCCACCGTCAACGGTGAGTCCGTCAGTACATAGGTAACATCCGTATTGCCCAGCAGGTTCATGTTACCGCGCATGGTCAGGGCATCCAAAGGCCCTCGTACCGTAGCGTTCAAATCGACAAATATCTTGCCGTAGATAAGACTTTCGCGGGTGCGCGGCGCATCCAGCAGCGTATAGTTCTCCGCCAGCAACTTCAAGTCCGCCGTAGGACGTTCCAAATTGCGGAAGTCCACCTTGCCGTTAATGGTAAACGGATTCTTGCTGGTGGTATAAATGGCAAACTTGTCAAATATCAGTTGGTTATCCCTAATCTGTACGGGACGGTCGTCAAACCAGTAGCGGGCCCCTGCCTGACGGGCATATACCGATACGCTGTCCAGCGTGATATCTCCGTGCATCCTGGGTTTCTCCAACGGTCCGTAGATGTACATCCCGCCATCGAGGTCGCCGGTAAAGGACATCATTTGGTCGGGCACAAAAGCATTGGCAATCTTCATCGGGAAGTGTTCAAAAGAGGTAGTCACTTCCAGCGTGTCCTTTCCGTTCTTCTTTGTCAGTATGCCGTCGGCAGTCATCACTTCCCGGTTGTCATAACTGAAATATGTATTCAGATAATGCGTAGCGCCCTTATCGCCCGGCAGCCATGTGGCTCCCATACCGATGTCTCCTACATGCTGCCGCTCATAGGTCAGTTCATCGATATTGGCTTCGGCTGAAACCTGCAAGGAAGTAGGGGTCTGTATATACTGCGCCTCGGCAGAGAACAAGCCGGTGAGACGGGGCATATAAGGAAGCACCTCGCTCAGTTCGCCCAGTTGGAAACGGCTCAACTCCACGTTCATATTCTGCAATGAAATGCTGTCGTTCTTGTCCGACTGCATACGGAAGCCCAAACCGTTGTCACTATCCATATCGATATTGGCATAGACGCGCATGTTGTTATGCAGATATATCCAATTGCTGTTGTCTACGAAATGGAACTTACGGTATGCGATAACCGGTTCGGCAGGCGTCAGATTAAGCAATACTCCGTTGCCTTTGCCATGTCCCTCCGTCAGCGGGCGGGCATTGACGCCGAACAGCACTCCCGTCTGTCCTTTTCCGTCCACATAATTCACGGTCAGTTCGGCATCTTCACTGCGAATCTCACCGGTCAGCGTACTGCGGAATACGAACTGCGGATTCTTCGGTCCGTTAATCACCCCGCTTTGCAGCATCATCCGGGAAGTATCCTGCTTCACGGCAAAGAAAACCGTATCGAGCTGCAACGAGTCCACACGCAATCCGTGAACGGCGGTCCGTCCGTTGATGCCCCGTGCCGGCGTACTTCCGAAACGAAGGGTGAAGTCATTGAAACTTATGTTTTTTGTTTTCAGGAAATAGCTGACCGGATTGGCCTGCCCAGCCGTCAACTTCATGCCCGCCGAGGGCAATACCTGCCGCAAGGCGGCATGGTCAAGGCGTCTTTCCTCTATCTGTTTCGTCAGAATGGCTACGAACTTGTCCGACTGCCCCAACAACTCCTCCAACGTGCTGCGGGCACGGAACTGCAAATCCATATCGCCGGCATCCATCCGCAACTTAATGGAATCGCGACGCGCTTCCGCTCCCAGATTGAACGCAACGGGATGTTCCAAAGGTTCGGATGCGATTCCCAGATTATACAAGTCCAGTTCCTCTACTTTCATGTTCAGTCTGCCGTCCATATATTTACGGTCGAGACGAAGGTCAGCTTCAGACTGCATCTTCAACAGTTCATTATCGCTCGTCAACCGTACAGAAGCTACCGCAGATTTCAACCCCGCATTCAGGTTCACACCCGACAGATTCCAGCGAGCATATTGCAGTTCGTCCAGTTTGGCTTCCACAAGAGCCGTCGTCTGACGGGAAGTCATATCCACTCCCCTGCCTTTGGCGGCAACATGCGCAGTAAGTGCATAAACAGAATCTTTGGGCAGGAAATGATGAAGCTGCAAGGCATCTATGGCGAGGTCTGCATGATAGACCTCGGTAGACAGGTTGTAAGCGGCATCCAGATTCAGACTGCCTTTGCCCTCCTGCACTTTGAGCAGGGCATTGCATTGAGGCCCGTCGAGCCCGAGACGCGCTACGAGGTTCATACTGTCGGGCACAACGATAGAGCCGTCGGGAGTGACCCCGGTAAGCCCGGTGAGGAAATTAAGGTCTTGCGTCTGCATCTCAAAATCAAGCCCTCCGCTACGCTTCAGGCTATCCGTAAGGTTCCACAACTCACCGCCGCCGCTCAATGAGAAAGCGCCGGGAAGTTCGGCCGTGAAACGGGAAATCTGCATCTGTTTCAGATTGCCTTCCGTACCGGCATGGATTACCAACGGGCGGAAAGGATAAGCCTCTTTAAAAGTTTCGGGCAGTCCGCCGGCAAAGAGCAATACATCCTGCTTGCCGATATTGGCGTTAAAGCGGGCGGACAACTGTCCGGTAGTGGGTATATCGACAAGTTTCCAATAGGTCTGCGCCGTCAGGTTCATCTCGCTGTGCGGGGTCTTGAGCTGCAAATAGGGAACACGGATAACGGCTGAGTCGGCAAAGAGGCGTCCGGTCAGGGAAGTCACCGTCAGCCCAGAACGGTCGTACATGGAGAACTCTCGGATAACGGCATTCATGTCGCGGCCGCAGGTCATCACCGAATCTATGCCGATACGGATATCGCGCAATGCGATGTGCGAAGCGTCAAAGCCCTCGGCAGGAACGGCTGTGCCCGTATCATAATTCACGGAAGTCCCCGTAAGGGCAAACTTACGCCAGCCATAGAACTGCCGCTTGAGGTCGGCTTCGGCATCCTCTATGCTTGCATCCCCGATAGTGGCTGCCAGCGACATGGAGTCGAGCGGCATCTGCAAATCCACCGACACATTCTTCAGTTTCAGGCTATGCAATGCTACGCGCCAGTTCAAGGCGGTTTCGGTGGTATCCTCCGGAGTTTCGGTAGTGTCGGCAAGCATCACCTGCACGTGGGTATCGCTCAGTTCCACCCGGTTCAGTACGGCATCCTCTTTATTCAGGTCTATGCCGTGACTGGCAAGAAAGAACCGTCCGAGCGTACCTTTTATGCGCATGCCTTCCAGCAGGCCGGAAGAGTTTACGGCCACCCGTTGCAAAGTGATGTCATCCACCTCTACCCTTCCTTTCAATAAGGGCCATGCCTGTACGCGGATGTTCAGGCTTCCGAGGTTCAGCAAGGTATCGGGGTGTTGGATATCAATAGTATCGCTTCCCGGCTGCACTACCTGAACACCGCGCACAAGCAGGTTCAACGGAAAACGAAGGTCTATCCGCTCTACGGAGATATTCATGCCCGTAGCATCCGATGCTATTGCCGTGGCCTGCTTCCGTATAAAATTCTGTACGGGCGGCACGTAAAGCAATATCATCAATATTACAAATAGGATAATAGGAGTAAGAAGCACCCAAAGTGCCCCTCTTAACCATTTTCTTCTCATTGGAACGTCAAGCTGTCATCGATTAATTCGTACAAAGTAAACAATTAATTTTGAGATAAAGTTCCTAATAAAAGAAAAATACTATGTTGCGCCGGTGTTTACGACCACTTATACCGTAATTGCTTATTCTAATCCGCCCGTGCCTGCAAGCGGATAATGTCCTCGATAAGAGCAAGCGAACGCAGTGCCCGCTGCCTCTGCCCGGCTGTAAAAGGAGTACCGCGCAAGCCTTCCAGTATTTTAAGCTCCGCCACCAGTTCCGTAGCGCCAATCAGCGTAAAGAGAGGAATCATCTTGTGCGAAACGGCCGCCACCTCGTCCATATCCGCCGCATCCGCCGCCTTTTGCAAACGTTCGGCATTGAGGCGGGTTTCGGTAACGAAGCTCTCCATAATGGACTTTGCCGCCTCCGGGTCGTCACCGGAGAAAGCGGTGAGTGCCGAGAAGTCATAAGGAGCATCCGGCGATGAAGCCTCAACCGTCTCCGCTGCTGCTACTTCGCTCCGCATGGCAGATGTTTGTCCGATACCTTCCGCATTCAGTTCCCGGAACAGTTCCGCCACCGTAAACGGTTTGTGCAGGCAGCCGGCAAAGCCATATTCCTTGAACTCTTCCGGCTTCATATCACTACGGGCGGTAACGGCTATCACGGGAATGGCCTGCGCTTGGGGCAGGTTCGACACACGCAACAGTTTCAACAGGTCGAAACCGTTGATGGCAGGCATCTGTACATCGGTGAGCAACACATCAAAGGTATCGGAACGCAGGGCATCCAGCAATTCGTCCAATTGCATGCACGATACCGAAGCGATGCCGCTATGCTGGAGCATGGCTGCGGTAAGCGTAAGCTGAATGCGGTCGTCGTCAATCAGCAGCACACGGAGCGAAGGTTGTGAAGAAGCGGGCATGCTCTCTGAAAGAGCGGAAGAAGTTCCGGTTTCCGTCTCCTGATATTTCTCGCCGGTATCCTCCGATACCTGTACGGGGAACAAGGGAACACGCAGCGTAAATGTACTTCCCTTGCCCGGCACACTGTCCACGTCAATCGTTCCTTCCAGCAACTGCACAAGCATGCGCACAATAGACAAACCGAGTCCGAAGCCCTCTTTGCCCTGCGCACCGGGAAGGCGGGTAAACTCCTGGAAAATCCGCTCCCTGTCCGCCGGTTCCATACCTTTGCCCGTATCGGCAATGGCCACCACCAGCCGGCGTTCCTCGTAACGCGCCGTCATCGTTATGCTCCCCTCGTCCGTAAACTTCACTGCATTGGACAGCAGGTTGTTGATAATCTGGCGGAGACGGAGCGGGTCGCAGATGTAAGTACTCTCCAGTTCGGGAGCAATATCGCAATGCAACTCCAGGCTTTTGGCAGAAGTCAGCGGTTCAAAACTGACATGAATCTCTTCCAGCAAGCGGGCGGGATGGAAGGTGACCCGGTTTATCTCCGCCTTATGAAGGTCGAGCCTGTGGAAATCGAGCAAATCGACCACCAGCTTCAGCAGATGTTCCGATGAGGTTTTCATATTATCCAGGTAGAAGCGTTGCCGTTCGTCCACCGTCAGACGGGAGAGCAGATCGGCATAGCCCATGATGGAACCGAGCGGCGCCTTAAAGTCGTGGGTGATGGCAAGCATCATCTTCTCGCGCGTGGCCAGCAGGTCCTCGGCACGGCGGCGGGCTTCTTCCAGTTCGCGGCGATAGCGGTTGCTGCGCGTAATGTCGCGCCCTATGATTATCAGGAAAAAGACGGAAAGCAGCACCGCACCGACGGCAATGCCGCTGATTGTCTTAATGGAGTGATGGCGTACGGACTGCTGGTACTCCGCCTCTTTGCGGGCACGCTGCAGGGTTTCCTGTTCGTAGCCTTTCAGCAGACTGTCGATACGGGCGGTCAGCATTCGGTCCATGCGTTGCAAGGTACGCCTGCGGCGCTGTACAATCGCAATGTGTTCTTTCTGCTGTTGTGCCACGGCACGCAGCTTTTCCTGCAGGGAATCCACCGGATTATACACGTTAATCACCGTATCCGTGGCATATTCGAGGGAAGTCTTTACCTGAATGGCGGTATCTTTCTTAGGCGGCACGAACACCTCTCCCAAACGGCGGAAGAATCCTTTCTTCCTGGGCTTGGTAACCACCGTGTCGCGATGCGTAATGATGCGCTGCTGTACGCGCTGGTTTGTCACAAACGAATCCTGCCGGGTAGCGATAATATTTTCTATCTCCCGGGTAGAGACCATGCTGTCGTTCGTCTCGCTCAACACGCGCAGCATGTAAATGGTGTTCGCATCCTTCTTCCGAAGAAGCGTGATGAGACTGTCCGTCCACTGCACGTCCCGGTTATCGGAAAGCATAAGATGCTCCATCTCCCGGTGCACAAAGAACAGGGAAAAGAACAACACTCCCAGCAGCAGAGTGTATCCGACAGCTATCTTTACTTTCGATACGCTATTCATAAACAGGTAATAAAAGAGTTATGGAGCGACAGGGTGACAAAGCATCGCCCCGTGCATCATCTTGTCCTCGTTTTATAGCGGAAGCGCAGCCACAGCATCACCCCGGCACTGGTCAGACCGAACGGGAAAGCCATCCACACGCCGACCAGTCCCCAGCCCAGTACAAAACCGCAAAAATATCCTACGGGCAAAGATATAATAAAATAAGAAATAAATGCAATAACCATCATCGGCTTTACATCCGATATGCCCCGCAGCGCATTGGCAAAGTTGATTTGCAGTCCGTCGCCAAACTGATAAATCAAGAAAGGGAAGAACAAAGAGGCTACCAGCGCCGAAGCCTCTGCGCTATCCGTAAACCAGCCGCCCACCTGTCCGCGCATCACAAAAACGATGCTCATAAGCACTACTTCCATAGCCATTATCAAGTGGAAACCCGCAAATGTGGAGCGGCGTACATTCTCCATATCGTCTTGCCCCTTGAAATTGCTGACACGCACCGCCACCGCTGCACCCATACCGTAGTACATCATAAACGTGAATTGCGAAATGGTCAGCATTATCTGATGGGATGCCAAAGCGATAGTGCCCAGCCAGCCCACCATGATGGCGCTAAGGCTGAAAGAGGCCGTCTCCATTCCCATCTGCAAACCGACAGGCCAGCCCAGTGCATTGAGCTT
This window contains:
- a CDS encoding NDP-sugar synthase, with amino-acid sequence MKPTLFLLAAGMGSRYGGLKQLDGLGPNGETIMDYSIYDAIKAGFGKLVFVIRKDFEQDFRDKIISKYEGHIPCELVFQELDALPEGFTCPADRTKPWGTNHAVMMGADVIKEPFAVINCDDFYGRDSFQVMGKFLSELPEGSKNVYSMVGFRIGNTLSESGTVSRGLCSTDANNLLTSVVERTKIQRMDGEVKYIDDNGEWTATPDTTPVSMNFWGFTPDYFAYSQEFFKTFLSDSKNMENLKSEFFIPLMVDKLINDGTATVEVLDTNSKWFGVTYPEDRQSVVDKIKALVDAGEYPAKLF
- a CDS encoding BamA/TamA family outer membrane protein — protein: MKRLIVYMAGILLLAGCSTTKHLPEGEILYTGQKKMIVENRSTTPVGETAMEEVEAALATAPNNSLLGSSTIRIPFPMGLWIYNGFVKYEKGFGRWIFNRFAAKPVLMSTVNPDIRQKAAANLLRDYGYFNGTVSYKTFIDPKDSLKAKLQYTVDMRNPYFIDTVYYHGFSERTLRIMNMSRRRSLISPGEQFNVTDLDGERTRISTLLRNVGCYYFRPDYLTYQADTTLVPGGHVAMRMVPAPGMPSVAEKPFYVGKKAFYLYGKQGQTPNDSIDYKGLRIYYHDKLRVHPNMIYRWLNYQAYRQKRQVQDSTGISRRRSMQRLYSLYRQTRVQERLNNVGIFRYLEMQYTPRDTTFVCDTLDVNIHAALDKPYDAELDFNVKMKSNNQTGPGASFTVTKNNVFGGGEAWNVKLDGSYEWQTGKDRSSLMNSYEVGLSTSLMFPRVVFPRFGDKEYDFPATTTFKLYIDQLNRAKYYKLLAFGGNATYDFQPKRTSKHSFTPFKLTFNVLRDPTEAFKELQAENPALYVSLRDQFIPVFEYMYTYDNASLPGVRNPIWWQTTVSSAGNLTSCIYRIFGKSFKEKDKKLLGVPFAQFLKVNSEFRYHYKIDKNQMIASRIAGGVIWSYGNALAAPYTEQFYIGGANSVRAFSARSIGPGSYAPDKENKYSFINHVGDIRMEANVEYRFRIIGDLHGAVFLDAGNVWLMRKDESRPGGEFTLKNFARQIALGTGAGLRYDMDFLVFRLDCGVGLHDPYDTGKSGYYNIPKFKDSLALHFAIGYPF
- a CDS encoding translocation/assembly module TamB domain-containing protein translates to MRRKWLRGALWVLLTPIILFVILMILLYVPPVQNFIRKQATAIASDATGMNISVERIDLRFPLNLLVRGVQVVQPGSDTIDIQHPDTLLNLGSLNIRVQAWPLLKGRVEVDDITLQRVAVNSSGLLEGMRIKGTLGRFFLASHGIDLNKEDAVLNRVELSDTHVQVMLADTTETPEDTTETALNWRVALHSLKLKNVSVDLQMPLDSMSLAATIGDASIEDAEADLKRQFYGWRKFALTGTSVNYDTGTAVPAEGFDASHIALRDIRIGIDSVMTCGRDMNAVIREFSMYDRSGLTVTSLTGRLFADSAVIRVPYLQLKTPHSEMNLTAQTYWKLVDIPTTGQLSARFNANIGKQDVLLFAGGLPETFKEAYPFRPLVIHAGTEGNLKQMQISRFTAELPGAFSLSGGGELWNLTDSLKRSGGLDFEMQTQDLNFLTGLTGVTPDGSIVVPDSMNLVARLGLDGPQCNALLKVQEGKGSLNLDAAYNLSTEVYHADLAIDALQLHHFLPKDSVYALTAHVAAKGRGVDMTSRQTTALVEAKLDELQYARWNLSGVNLNAGLKSAVASVRLTSDNELLKMQSEADLRLDRKYMDGRLNMKVEELDLYNLGIASEPLEHPVAFNLGAEARRDSIKLRMDAGDMDLQFRARSTLEELLGQSDKFVAILTKQIEERRLDHAALRQVLPSAGMKLTAGQANPVSYFLKTKNISFNDFTLRFGSTPARGINGRTAVHGLRVDSLQLDTVFFAVKQDTSRMMLQSGVINGPKNPQFVFRSTLTGEIRSEDAELTVNYVDGKGQTGVLFGVNARPLTEGHGKGNGVLLNLTPAEPVIAYRKFHFVDNSNWIYLHNNMRVYANIDMDSDNGLGFRMQSDKNDSISLQNMNVELSRFQLGELSEVLPYMPRLTGLFSAEAQYIQTPTSLQVSAEANIDELTYERQHVGDIGMGATWLPGDKGATHYLNTYFSYDNREVMTADGILTKKNGKDTLEVTTSFEHFPMKIANAFVPDQMMSFTGDLDGGMYIYGPLEKPRMHGDITLDSVSVYARQAGARYWFDDRPVQIRDNQLIFDKFAIYTTSKNPFTINGKVDFRNLERPTADLKLLAENYTLLDAPRTRESLIYGKIFVDLNATVRGPLDALTMRGNMNLLGNTDVTYVLTDSPLTVEDRLEGLVTFTSFADTASVGTDEAPAMSLGGMDMIMSVHIDNAVRLRADLSPDRSKFIELEGGGDLNMQYTPQGDISLTGRYTLSGGIMKYSLPIIPLKEFQINNGSYVDWRGDPMNPTLNLKATERMRASVADGDDGGSRVVNFDVSIAIKNRLDAPELIFDITAPDDATIENELQAMGAEERSKQAIAMLATGVYMNSGVKGGGLSMGSALNSVIQSQINSLAGSAFQSINASFTMGMEDRTSAETGDKQTDYSFRYSQRLFNDRVQIVIGGKVTTGANATNDAESFIDNISLEYRLDTSGTRYVRVFYDKNYESVLDGEITETGVGLVLRRKMDRLGELFIFRKKKKQTVE
- a CDS encoding hybrid sensor histidine kinase/response regulator: MNSVSKVKIAVGYTLLLGVLFFSLFFVHREMEHLMLSDNRDVQWTDSLITLLRKKDANTIYMLRVLSETNDSMVSTREIENIIATRQDSFVTNQRVQQRIITHRDTVVTKPRKKGFFRRLGEVFVPPKKDTAIQVKTSLEYATDTVINVYNPVDSLQEKLRAVAQQQKEHIAIVQRRRRTLQRMDRMLTARIDSLLKGYEQETLQRARKEAEYQQSVRHHSIKTISGIAVGAVLLSVFFLIIIGRDITRSNRYRRELEEARRRAEDLLATREKMMLAITHDFKAPLGSIMGYADLLSRLTVDERQRFYLDNMKTSSEHLLKLVVDLLDFHRLDLHKAEINRVTFHPARLLEEIHVSFEPLTSAKSLELHCDIAPELESTYICDPLRLRQIINNLLSNAVKFTDEGSITMTARYEERRLVVAIADTGKGMEPADRERIFQEFTRLPGAQGKEGFGLGLSIVRMLVQLLEGTIDVDSVPGKGSTFTLRVPLFPVQVSEDTGEKYQETETGTSSALSESMPASSQPSLRVLLIDDDRIQLTLTAAMLQHSGIASVSCMQLDELLDALRSDTFDVLLTDVQMPAINGFDLLKLLRVSNLPQAQAIPVIAVTARSDMKPEEFKEYGFAGCLHKPFTVAELFRELNAEGIGQTSAMRSEVAAAETVEASSPDAPYDFSALTAFSGDDPEAAKSIMESFVTETRLNAERLQKAADAADMDEVAAVSHKMIPLFTLIGATELVAELKILEGLRGTPFTAGQRQRALRSLALIEDIIRLQARAD